The DNA region AGTGAAATAGCTATACGCTTTTTGGAAGGCCTTGGTTATGAACCTATTCAATGTGCCACAGAAGAAGAAGCTAGGAAGCGGGTAATTGAGCTCAAAAAACAGAGAAAATATCCGGTTTATTTTTTTAAGAGTGATACTACCGGGGAAAAGGATTATGAAGAGTTCTATACGGAAAGTGAAACTATTGATTTTGATAGATTTAAATCAATAGGGGTTATAAAAAATGAAGCGCTTTATGATGATCAGAAAATGAATATTTTTATAAAAAATATTCATTTCTGGAGAAACAAGTGTACTTGGTCACGATTCGAACTAATAAATTTATTTAATCAGATGATACCAGAATTTAAGCATCAGGAATCTGGTAAATTTCTTGATGGAAAGATGTAGAGTAACATTGTATGAATGAAGAATCAAAAGAAGACGAAATCAGCCTCATTGATCTCTTTGCAGTCATCTGGCAAAGGAAGATAATGATAATTATCATAACCATAATAGTCTTGATAAGTGTAATTATCTATTCCATTATTTCTATCAAATTACCATCTAAAAAATCTCCCCTCCCTAATGAATACACCCCTGTTGCTCTCATGCTTATCAATAATGGCTCTTCGTCAGGTAATGGTATGGCCTCTGTGCTTAGCGCCAGTGGCCTTGGTGGATTGGCAGGCCTAGCCGGCGTCAGTACCGGTTCATCCTTCAGTGACCTCGCGATTTATCTTGTTAGTACGAATTCCTTCCTGGATGCGGTGGTTGACGAGTTTGATCTTATTACTCGGTATAAAGTTAAAAAATTCTTTCGAGCAGGAAGCCGTAAAGCGCTGAAGAAGAAACTCGCCGCATCTGCTGATGAAAAAAGCGGAGTCTTTAGTGTTAGCTTTACCGATATTGATCCTGTATTTGCACAGAGGGTGGTCAATTATTGTGTCTCATACCTCCAGGCCTGGTTTGATGAGCTTGGCATTGACAAGAACAAACTGGAAAAAGAAAACTTGGAAAGGAATATCGAGAATACTTTTCGGGAAATACAAAGCTTGGAAATGGAAAGCCAGAAACTAGGCATGTCGGTCACTGGCGGTGGGGGGGCGGCTTCCATTCCTTCAATCGCCCTTGAACAGCGCCGTATCGCGCTGGAACTGGGAGCCCAGCAGCAGGTTTATACCCAGCTTAAAGTTCAGTATGAACTTCTTAAGGTAACCATGGCCAGTGAGAAACCAGTCTTTCAGATCTTGGAAATGGCCGAAATCCCGGACCAGAAATCAGGTCCTAGTCGCGGAATGATTTGCATCATCGTTACTCTTGCCGCAGGGTTTTTTGCTATATTTCTTGCCTTCATTCTGAATGCCATAGACAATGTCAAAAAAGACCCTGAAGCCATGGCAAAACTGCGGAGGACCCGCGTTTGAAGTTACAATGGCTTACCATCTGTTTTTTACTTATTTCCTTACGCGCTTTTGCACAGGAGCCCAGTGTTTCTAAAGTAACAGAATCTGAGGCTTTAAGTCGCTATGCCCAGCTGGCTCTCTCCAGCCCCGATTACCGGGTTACCGCAGGGGACATCTATACCCTGGAATATGCCGCTGGTACTGTCCCTGTGATCTATAAAATCGTTGTGGATACCAGTTACCGCATCAAGGTTTCTAATCTTGGGGTGATTAATGCCACTGGGAAAAGTTATCAGCAGCTTAAGAGTGAAGTTGAAGCTATCGTTACCAATAACTACCCCTTAAGTGGGGTCCAGTTGGTCCTCACCGAACCGGCATCCTTCCGGGTCCGTATTTCCGGGGAGGTGCAGAATTCCCGGGAAATCGCAACCTGGGCCTTAGCACGGCTTTCCGGCCTCTTAGGCGCCGAAAACTTAACCTCCTATTCTTCTCTCAGGGATGTGTCGGTAACATCACTGAATGGTCAAACTCGGGCCTACGACCTCTTTAAGGCCCAGCGTTTCGGGGATATGTCCCAGGACCCCTATGTCCGCCCCGGGGATGTGATTACGGTGAACCGTATCACCCGGGTGGTCTCCGTGACCGGGGAGGTGGAACGTCCTGGGGAATACCAGCTGCTGCCCGGGGAAAGCCTCCGGGAACTGGTTGACTACTATGCCAGCGGACTTTCTCCAATAGCCGACCCTTCCCGGATAGAACTGGTGCGGCAGGTGGGGAGCGCTGTCGATTCAGGGGATAAGATCTACCTGACCCGGGATGCTATTAATTCAGGTTACCCCTTGCAGCATCTGGACACTATTCGGGTTCCTTCGATCGCTGAACTTATTCCGGTAATGTTTGTGGAGGGGGCGGTCCGGGTGACCGAAGAGGGGGACGAGCTGACCACCGCTACCCGGCTGACGATCCGGTTCAATGCAGGGGAGAACTACGCTTCCCTGGTACAGCGGAACCAGGCCTGGTTCTCGGCTATTTCGGACACTAAAAACGCCTACCTCATCCGGGGGGCTGAACGTATTCCCTTAAACCTGAATCCTATGCTCTATGATTCGTCGTACCGCAGTCAGTATTTGGTAGAGCATAACGATACTCTGATCATTCCCTTCCGGCAGTACTTTGTAACGGTGTCCGGTGCGGTCTATTCGCCGGGGCGCTTCCCCTACATTCCTGACCGGTCCTGGGACTACTATATCGGCTTGGCCGGGGGCTTTCTTCCTGAACGAAATACCCGCGAGAAAGTGGATATCGTGGACCTGGCGGGGAAGAAGCTGACGAAGAAGGATATTATTACCCCGGAGACGAATATCACCGCCCGGGCGAATAGCGGATTATATTACTTTAACCAGTATGGGCCGGTGATTACCACGGTATTGTCTGTCGTTTCTACCTTCATTACCGTTACGCTGCTTATCACGCAGTAATCATGAGCTCTAAAAGATAAATCTGGAGATATAATTTGCTCTTTTCGTCCTATGGCTTTATTTTTATATTTTTGCCCATAGTTTTTGCAGGGTTTTTCTTTCTTAACAGGGTTAAGTGTAAATACATTGCAAAATTGTGGCTGGTGGTCGCATCCCTGATATTCTATGCTATGGGAAGCCCCGCATTTTTCCCTTTTTTTATGGGGAGTATTTTTGGTAATTATATCCTGGGCATTATCCTGTCAGCCGTTAATGCGGAAAAGCCCGTAGGCGGGGTTTCCCTGTTTGATCAGAAAAAACTGACCCTTGCCATAGGAATTGCCGCCAATGTTATCCTGCTGGGTTATTACAAATATACCGATTTCTTTATATCAAACATCAATTTGATTGCCCATACCGGTATTTCGTTGCGGCATATCATATTGCCCATAGGTATATCTTTTTTTACTTTCCAGCTGATTGCCTTCCTCGTTGACTCCTATCGGGGGCTTACCCGGTCTTATTCCATCCTTGACTATCTCCTTTTTATTACATTTTTCCCCCAGCTTATTGTAGGGCCTATTGTCCATCATGGCGAAATAGTCCCCCAGTTTGAAGATGAAAACAAGGCAAAGCTCGACTGGGGTGCGGTTGCCGCCGGCCTGTTTCTGTTTTCCATCGGCTGCGCCAAGAAAATACTGCTGGCCGATCCCATGACTGCAAGCGCCAGTGCCTTTTTTGCGTCCGTCCCTTCGCATCCCGGATTTATTGAATCCTGGTGGTATTCGGTTGAATATACGGTTTCCTATTATTTTGACCTTTCCGGGTATGCTGATATGGCAATTGGCCTGGGGAAAATGTTTAATATATCAATCCCCCACAATTTTAATTCCCCCTACAAGGCGCGGAATTTTCAGGACTACTGGCAGCGCTGGCATATAACCCTGTCACGGTTTCTGGGGGATTATATTTTCCGGAGTATTTACCGGAAAGGGGATAAATATCGCAATTACTATATTGCCACTATGGCTACTTTTTTTGTGAGTGGATTCTGGCATGGCGCTGGATGGACTTTTATTGTATGGGGGCTTGTAAATGGCCTATTTGTCTGTGCCGCCGGCTGGATGAAAAAAAGGCATATACGATTCCCTTTTTTTATCGCTGTTTTTCTGACCATGCTAGGAGTTGTCGCGTTACGGGTGTTATTTGTGTCTGGATCATTTGCCGATGCGCTGTCCGTATATCAGGGTATGATAAACCTGGAGTCACTTTTTAATAACGACATAGCTATACCGGGGACGATCACTTTAACTGGAAAACTCACCGCGGTGATATTTATCTTCGGTTTATTACTTTGCTGGCTTGCCCTGAACTCGGTTAGAATGGCGGTTTTTTTCAAAGCTAGATGGCCTTATTTGTTATTTTCAATTCTTCTTATGGGGTTAAGTTTGTTTAGGATGAATAATGGTATGGCATTTCTCTATTTCCAATTTTAAGGTTGATGATGAATATAAGTTCTAAAAGATGGTGTATAGTGTTTATTGCCTTTAGCATTATTACCATGGGGATAATTATGTCAGTAAATTATTTTATTGACCCGTATGGATATTTTTCTGACGTACCACCGAGAAAGGATTCTGGGGATGGGCTTGTATTAAGAAATGCAAAACTCAGTTATATTAGAAATCATTCGATACTTTACGATGGATTTATCATAGGTGGTTCTCGTGCAGGGGTTATTGATCCGAAACCTGTTTCTATTTACACAGGGCTATCGTTTTATAATTTATTTTTTACCGGTGGATATCAAGAAGATTATGAGAGGAGTATAGATTTTCTGATTGAAAATACGGCTGTAAAAAATATTTTTCTGCAAATCCATGGTAGGGAAATTATTAATGGACGAAGCCTATTTCAGCATATATATGCAGTAGATTCTAATATACCATCAAAAATTAGATATTATAGAACAATATTATTATCAGATTGTTCTACGCCGATTTTAAATTATATTATAAAGAGAGATAATTATCCGATTAAAAATAATGGTATGATAAATTATTTTGAAGTATTCTATGACCCAAGTCAAAAAGAAGGTATGCAGTATGTAAATCAGAAGTTTGTTAATAATTTTCGGGAAAGGGAGGAATACATTTTTATTGAAAAATCAAAAGATGATTTTCCTGACCTTGAATATACACTCGATTCCTTAGTGCGAATTAGAAACAAATGTGCAGAAAATAATATTGCCCTTACCTTAATAGTATGCCCCAGTTCTGTTCTTGCATTATCAGGCATTGAATCGCCCATTTTTTGGGAATTTCTTAAAAGAGTATCATCAATCACTGGTTTCTATAATTTTAATGGATATTCGAAATATAATTTTAACCCATATAATTATACTGATGAAACTCATTATAGAAATGAAGTGGCTGATAAAATGCTTCGGATAATATTTAACCAGGAAACACCACCGGATGATGATTGGGGTATCTTTTTAACTCCTGAAAATATTGATGAATATCTGGAACGGCGAAAGAATGAATACTATGGTTTAAAAAAGATATATGAAACCACAGGCGAGATTCCCCTGGGAGATATGACAGATTCCAGCTTTATCCCTCTTAGTAAAGGGAACTTCTAAAACCCCCGTTTAGAAGTTCCTTCTCATTTTTTTCTAACTAAAATTTTTTCAGACTATTATATAAAAAAGGTTGCAAATTCAATGGAAACAAAAAGATTTAAGGCATTAGACGGCATAAGAGGAATTGCCGCCTTAATTATTGCATTTATATATCATTATCAGAATTTTGCGCCAGAAACTTACCCATTCCGCAAAATATTATATTGGCCTTATCATTTTGGCTGGATAATGGTTGATTTGTTTTTCATATTGTCTGGTTTTATTTTTTTAAGTATGTATGGAGAAAAAATAAATAATCGTAATATGTCTGGTAAAAGTTTTTTTATATTAAGATTTAGCCGTTTATATCCATTACATTGGCTAATGCTGTTGGTAGTAATAATTGTAAAGCTTTTGCGTAAAATCACTATAGGAACAGGTTTCTTCGTTTATCATAATAACAACCTATTTACTTTTTTACAGAATTTACTACTAATACAAAATGGCTGGTTACAAACTGATTTTTCATTTAATGGACCGGCATGGTCAATACCTGTTGAAATACTAATGTACATTGTTTTTTTTGCAGTGTTTTATTATGCAAGGAATAAAAAAGCATATATCGTTACCTGTTTAGCGCTAATCTATTATGGGCTTATTATGTATTGTTCGGGCCGGAATAATACATTATTTAATGGTCAAATTGCACGAGGATTGATAGGATTTTTCATTGGTTGTATAACTGCGGAAGTTTATAAATATTCTATAATTAATCCTAAAAAAGGTAATAAGTTCATTTTATTTTGTACTATTTCACTGGGGTTCTTAACGGTTATACCGATAATATTTGGGTATAATGTTTTAAGAAGATGGGATTTATTATATGTATTTATATTTTTTCCTGCTTTATTACTTGTCGTGTTAAGAGTTAGCACTGTGGCAAAAATATTTTCAATAAAACCGCTGGTGTATTTAGGAGAATTATCATACTCAATATATTTATTACATTACCCAATGCAGCTTATTGTTAAAACAATAGATGATAATTTCAATTTGTCTATAAATTATTCAAGTTGGCTGTTTTTTATAATATTTAGCATCGGTGTAATAAATTTATCGCATTTAATTCATTATGGCTTTGAAAAACCTATTCAAAATTATATAAGAAAAAATTTGTATATGGAGGCCTCTACACGTCTCTACTCTACCCCCCCCCCCCCCCCCCCCCCCCCCCCCCCCCCCCCCCCCCCCCCCCCCCCCCCCCCCCCACACACACACACAGGTTTAGAACTTCCTTTTCATTTTGTTTTTGTTGACTAAAATATTTTTCAGACTATTTTATAAAAAGGTTGTAAATCTGGGCTTCTTGACCACCAATTTACACTATGGGCATACGGATTCTCTACTCCAGCGGCAATCCCGACGACCCGGCCAACAAGGACTACCGCATCTGGTACAACCTGATCGCCCCGGACAAGGAGCCCCCCGCCGGGCCTGAAGACCTGCGCGAATCCTTCTTTACCCGCCGGAAAAAGGACCTCATGGAATTCGCCTTCGGCGACAGCGGGAAGACGGCGTACTTATGCATCCAGATAGAGAGCGACGGCAAGAACGGGCCCATGGTGAGCGCGCTGATTTCGTAACAAAATAGTAATACTGTAGGTCGATATAAAAACCATGTTAGTATTTATATCGTTCCTGCAAAAAATTCATCTGTTCTTCCGAGGGTATGGTATAAACGCAATTGGTTGCGTTTATACCATAAATTTTGGAGCTTATGTAAATGCGTTTCAACAGCGATCGTGGGGGGATAAAAAAAATTCGTATAAAGTACGTTAAGTGCAATTGTATTTTGCCATCATTTGAAAAATATGCTGACAAAAAAATTATAAAAATATATAAAAATTATGGGTAATACCCACCGTAATGCCTCATTTCAAAAAAGATACCTTAGGGGCCTTTGGCCTTGTGAGCCGCAATGAGAGCGTTAACGGCTCGGTGGACATTCTGCTGAAGCTGAACCGGGTTGTAAAGAGCCTTGGTCGCGGTCAGCTTTTCTTTCAGTTCCTGCGAGATGGAGGACTCCATAAGCCGCTGGTACGGGGTCTTTAGGTCCTTATCGTAGGTCTTCACGGTTTTCGAACCCACGGTTGATTTGCTGAGCAATTTTTTGTTAGGGACAAAGAAATTGAAGAGCGGGCAGAGGTAAGCATAGACGCGGCCGAGAGCCTCGTATTCCTTGTCGGTATCGTAGCGGGCAAGCCCAATGTAATTTCTGACGAAGGCATTGTTCTTCTGTTCAGCGAAACAATTGTCGTTACTGTGGTGGGCCCTGCTTCTGGTGAGCAATACGTTGGCAAGATTCCTGGCGGTCTTTGCCAGATTGACGGTATCCTTGTTGATAAACTCGCTGCCGTTGTCGGAGTGAATTTCGGAAACCGGGAAGGGGCTATGGTCCAGCATGAACTGCAACCAGGAGATAACCCACTGATGGGCCTTGTTGCGCAGGGGGAAGAGGAATATCCAGCCGGAGGCGACATCGGTGGCGGTGAGCGTGAGGCAAAATATGCCCGAATCGGCCCATCCACAGTGGTGTACGGTGTCTATTTGGCAAAATCCGGGGGTAATCCGCTCTTCGTTGGTATAGCTTATCCTGACGAGAATTTGGCGCATGAGCGACTGATCCCCCAGCCGGGTCCCGCTCAAGCCCTTGCCGCGCAGCGCATCCTTTTCAGCCCTGAGCCTGCGGTCAATCTGGGCCGGGCTGATGGCGACAAGCTGTTCTTTGATTGCAGGGGTGAGGTGAAAATCCAGCTCCCTGCTTTTCGCAAGCAGGCCTATGGATTCCCGGATCAGGGGTGCAAGATATTTCCCGCATTTCCACCAGTAGAACGCCCAAATCTTTTTCAGGGCTTCGATGGTGTCATCGCCATACGTAGGTTTCCCTGTGCGATTCCATCTGCGTTTCGGATGGGTGCTTTTGAGCTTGACAGTTCTGCCTGCGATTACGGCCAGTTTCACCATATCAAAATGCCGCAGCAGTTTGACCGCGTATTTCCT from Treponema primitia ZAS-2 includes:
- a CDS encoding integrase catalytic domain-containing protein, coding for MSTRLELTKEYAARYRRAKQKKEKTQILDEFLAATGYRQRKYAVKLLRHFDMVKLAVIAGRTVKLKSTHPKRRWNRTGKPTYGDDTIEALKKIWAFYWWKCGKYLAPLIRESIGLLAKSRELDFHLTPAIKEQLVAISPAQIDRRLRAEKDALRGKGLSGTRLGDQSLMRQILVRISYTNEERITPGFCQIDTVHHCGWADSGIFCLTLTATDVASGWIFLFPLRNKAHQWVISWLQFMLDHSPFPVSEIHSDNGSEFINKDTVNLAKTARNLANVLLTRSRAHHSNDNCFAEQKNNAFVRNYIGLARYDTDKEYEALGRVYAYLCPLFNFFVPNKKLLSKSTVGSKTVKTYDKDLKTPYQRLMESSISQELKEKLTATKALYNPVQLQQNVHRAVNALIAAHKAKGP
- a CDS encoding LPS biosynthesis protein: MNEESKEDEISLIDLFAVIWQRKIMIIIITIIVLISVIIYSIISIKLPSKKSPLPNEYTPVALMLINNGSSSGNGMASVLSASGLGGLAGLAGVSTGSSFSDLAIYLVSTNSFLDAVVDEFDLITRYKVKKFFRAGSRKALKKKLAASADEKSGVFSVSFTDIDPVFAQRVVNYCVSYLQAWFDELGIDKNKLEKENLERNIENTFREIQSLEMESQKLGMSVTGGGGAASIPSIALEQRRIALELGAQQQVYTQLKVQYELLKVTMASEKPVFQILEMAEIPDQKSGPSRGMICIIVTLAAGFFAIFLAFILNAIDNVKKDPEAMAKLRRTRV
- a CDS encoding MBOAT family O-acyltransferase, which codes for MGSIFGNYILGIILSAVNAEKPVGGVSLFDQKKLTLAIGIAANVILLGYYKYTDFFISNINLIAHTGISLRHIILPIGISFFTFQLIAFLVDSYRGLTRSYSILDYLLFITFFPQLIVGPIVHHGEIVPQFEDENKAKLDWGAVAAGLFLFSIGCAKKILLADPMTASASAFFASVPSHPGFIESWWYSVEYTVSYYFDLSGYADMAIGLGKMFNISIPHNFNSPYKARNFQDYWQRWHITLSRFLGDYIFRSIYRKGDKYRNYYIATMATFFVSGFWHGAGWTFIVWGLVNGLFVCAAGWMKKRHIRFPFFIAVFLTMLGVVALRVLFVSGSFADALSVYQGMINLESLFNNDIAIPGTITLTGKLTAVIFIFGLLLCWLALNSVRMAVFFKARWPYLLFSILLMGLSLFRMNNGMAFLYFQF
- a CDS encoding polysaccharide biosynthesis/export family protein, producing MKLQWLTICFLLISLRAFAQEPSVSKVTESEALSRYAQLALSSPDYRVTAGDIYTLEYAAGTVPVIYKIVVDTSYRIKVSNLGVINATGKSYQQLKSEVEAIVTNNYPLSGVQLVLTEPASFRVRISGEVQNSREIATWALARLSGLLGAENLTSYSSLRDVSVTSLNGQTRAYDLFKAQRFGDMSQDPYVRPGDVITVNRITRVVSVTGEVERPGEYQLLPGESLRELVDYYASGLSPIADPSRIELVRQVGSAVDSGDKIYLTRDAINSGYPLQHLDTIRVPSIAELIPVMFVEGAVRVTEEGDELTTATRLTIRFNAGENYASLVQRNQAWFSAISDTKNAYLIRGAERIPLNLNPMLYDSSYRSQYLVEHNDTLIIPFRQYFVTVSGAVYSPGRFPYIPDRSWDYYIGLAGGFLPERNTREKVDIVDLAGKKLTKKDIITPETNITARANSGLYYFNQYGPVITTVLSVVSTFITVTLLITQ
- a CDS encoding acyltransferase family protein is translated as METKRFKALDGIRGIAALIIAFIYHYQNFAPETYPFRKILYWPYHFGWIMVDLFFILSGFIFLSMYGEKINNRNMSGKSFFILRFSRLYPLHWLMLLVVIIVKLLRKITIGTGFFVYHNNNLFTFLQNLLLIQNGWLQTDFSFNGPAWSIPVEILMYIVFFAVFYYARNKKAYIVTCLALIYYGLIMYCSGRNNTLFNGQIARGLIGFFIGCITAEVYKYSIINPKKGNKFILFCTISLGFLTVIPIIFGYNVLRRWDLLYVFIFFPALLLVVLRVSTVAKIFSIKPLVYLGELSYSIYLLHYPMQLIVKTIDDNFNLSINYSSWLFFIIFSIGVINLSHLIHYGFEKPIQNYIRKNLYMEASTRLYSTPPPPPPPPPPPPPPPPPPPPHTHTGLELPFHFVFVD